A single window of Sparus aurata chromosome 12, fSpaAur1.1, whole genome shotgun sequence DNA harbors:
- the LOC115592964 gene encoding uncharacterized protein LOC115592964: MRVAQHSNWRHISLLAWREFGELTDKSVITGNLITILREKDYLTEKRWLIIDLSSTHGTTTPSINSLIPSPDFSMNYTTITHAINLIRLAGQGAWLAKADITSAFKVLPIRPEFWKFFGVSWKGQFYFSVRLTFGCRSSPKIFDSLSEALCWILLNNHHLPYVVHLLDDFLTVTPPSSPPAQGLSTLKSTFHLLGVPLSTEKTSGPSTSLEFLGITLDTITFQASLPTDKLLRTSLFISNFLLAHRCTKRQLLSLLGHLNFAIRIIPQGRSFISHLLSLSAAIPSLHDHITLDNPCKMELRMWRDFLSSWNGISFFYDDHVTQPQDIQLYTDAAPSVGFGGYYGGRWFTSAWPPELSSLSPSSALFELYPVVIAALLWGHEWSRKVILIHSDNLTAVDIINKGRSQSLDIMQFIRRLTLISAHHNFIIHAAHIPGHLNCIADSLSRFSFQKFKSLAPGSDPHPTPVPPFSATVYP; encoded by the exons atGAGAGTCGCACAACACAGCAACTGGAGGCACATTTCACTTTTAGCGTGGAGAGAGTTTGGAGAGCTCACTGACAAG TCCGTGATAACAGGTAACCTGATAACAATATTGAGGGAAAAGGATTACCTGACTGAGAAAA GATGGCTAATCATCGACCTTTCTTCAACCCACGGCACCACCACCCCAAGCATCAACAGCCTCATCCCCAGCCCAGATTTCTCCATGAATTACACCACCATCACCCACGCCATAAACCTCATCCGTCTCGCCGGCCAAGGCGCCTGGCTGGCAAAGGCGGACATAACCAGCGCCTTCAAAGTCCTGCCAATCCGTCCAGAGTTCTGGAAATTCTTCGGCGTGTCCTGGAAAGGCCAGTTTTACTTTTCGGTCCGCCTAACCTTCGGATGCAGGAGCAGCCCCAAAATTTTCGACTCACTCTCCGAAGCCCTTTGCTGGATATTGCTTAACAACCACCACCTGCCCTACGTCGTCCACCTCCTGGACGATTTCTTGACAGTCACCCCGCCATCCTCCCCCCCAGCACAGGGACTCTCCACCCTCAAGTCAACCTTCCACCTACTCGGCGTCCCCCTTTCCACCGAAAAGACCTCAGGACCCAGCACATCCCTGGAATTTCTCGGCATCACACTCGACACAATCACCTTCCAAGCCTCCCTGCCAACCGACAAGCTGCTTCGCACATCCTTGTTCATTTCCAATTTTCTCCTCGCCCACCGCTGCACCAAGCGTCAGCTCCTTTCCCTGCTCGGACACCTCAATTTCGCCATCCGCATCATCCCCCAGGGCCGCTCCTTCATCTCCCACCTGCTATCCCTGTCCGCAGCCATTCCATCCCTCCACGACCACATCACTCTGGATAACCCATGTAAAATGGAGTTGAGAATGTGGAGAGATTTTCTTTCATCCTGGAACGGCATCTCTTTCTTCTATGACGACCACGTCACCCAACCGCAAGACATCCAGCTTTACACCGACGCAGCACCATCGGTCGGCTTCGGAGGCTATTACGGCGGCAGATGGTTCACCTCCGCTTGGCCCCCAGAGCTCTCTTCTCTATCCCCTTCCTCCGCCCTCTTCGAACTCTACCCGGTCGTAATTGCAGCACTCCTTTGGGGGCACGAATGGTCAAGAAAAGTCATCCTCATCCACTCAGACAACCTCACAGCCGTCGACATCATCAACAAAGGTCGCTCACAATCACTAGACATCATGCAATTCATCCGACGCCTCACCCTAATCTCGGCCCATCATAACTTCATCATCCACGCAGCTCACATTCCCGGCCATTTGAACTGCATTGCTGATTCCTTATCCCGGTTCTCTTTTCAGAAGTTCAAGTCCTTGGCGCCAGGCTCGGACCCCCACCCGACACCAGTCCCACCATTTTCAGCAACCGTCTACCCGTAA
- the LOC115592965 gene encoding uncharacterized protein LOC115592965: CRFKSFHALHLLPFPSFDLVTVTSFITHAHTVLNIRTSTIHVYLSGINLFAKLLFGSPSPSISHPQVAMLIKGLHKAEPQLAPKRLPLTVDLLARCILTLRSGYSSPFTDSTLESMFLLAFFGFLRCSEFTSASATHDPSRHATLSDISFHSHDTLRFNLKRSKTDQLGISHPIFLFRLNSYLSPYEPILAYLHQRRARHSSPLDPLFITEDGRVATRFWFHHHLRQILAKSGISPELYSGHSFRIGAATTASRQGITEHTIKVLGRWSSQAYDNYIHSHLSDIRQAHVSISAAPFGGR; encoded by the coding sequence TGCCGCTTCAAGTCATTCCACGCCCTCCACCTCCTTCCCTTTCCTTCCTTCGACCTTGTCACGGTAACCAGCTTCATCACCCACGCCCACACGGTTCTCAATATCAGAACATCCACCATCCACGTATACCTCAGCGGCATCAACCTCTTCGCCAAACTGCTTTTCGGGTCTCCATCCCCCTCCATTTCTCATCCCCAAGTCGCCATGCTTATCAAAGGCCTACACAAAGCAGAACCCCAGCTCGCTCCCAAACGCTTACCCCTAACCGTGGACCTCCTCGCCCGTTGCATCCTCACCCTCCGTTCAGGATATTCATCGCCATTCACCGACTCAACCCTCGAGTCCATGTTCCTCCTGGCGTTCTTCGGCTTCCTGAGATGCTCAGAATTCACCTCCGCCTCCGCTACCCACGACCCCTCTCGACATGCAACCCTATCTGACATCTCCTTCCATTCCCACGACACCCTCCGATTCAACCTCAAACGAAGCAAGACCGACCAGCTCGGCATCTCTCATCCCATCTTCCTCTTCCGACTAAACTCTTACCTGAGCCCTTACGAACCAATCCTTGCTTACCTACACCAGAGACGAGCGCGCCACTCTTCTCCGCTCGATCCACTCTTCATCACCGAAGATGGCAGAGTCGCCACGCGCTTCTGGTTTCACCATCATCTCCGCCAGATACTCGCCAAATCAGGAATCTCCCCCGAACTCTACTCTGGCCACTCTTTCCGCATAGGAGCTGCCACCACCGCCTCAAGACAAGGAATCACCGAACACACCATCAAAGTCCTTGGTCGTTGGTCCTCCCAGGCCTACGACAACTACATCCACAGCCACCTCAGCGACATCCGTCAAGCCCACGTCAGCATCTCGGCAGCACCTTTTGGGGGAAGATGA